A single region of the Lycium barbarum isolate Lr01 chromosome 2, ASM1917538v2, whole genome shotgun sequence genome encodes:
- the LOC132628619 gene encoding uncharacterized protein LOC132628619: MPTIRIPTTVSPQQGGTSSIGGPDPINHVQTLGTPSVQASDHGSNPTIPELSPITPDLSSPIDEGTSNQSNTISEEESSSRRRQWTLTLVTLTPAGLELSKECSNTISASFKNQLDPNGINWKGVSEDTRDFYFGEFKKTYRWDSSIPESVIRKHWNTNAATKYRNFISKIKQKRIEPDYVSDNVWERWLQLWADPKCVEKSEINAKNHCGGKEVAAGTHPGGSICIGEHRKRLFLILTVGKGRDPTPGEVHLHVHTHDHDGESFVDECARAVHLVHQHQPNQVRKVTTLACSCDAVEPAASCPIQTPIAVTPYSTRQEELKSSISNDLNQ; encoded by the exons ATGCCTACCATTCGTATTCCCACCACAGTTAGTCCTCAACAAGGTGGTACGAGTTCCATAGGTGGGCCAGATCCTATAAACCATGTTCAAACTTTAGGTACGCCATCGGTTCAAGCGTCAGATCACGGTAGTAACCCAACCATCCCTGAATTATCTCCCATTACACCTGATCTGAGCAGCCCAATAGACGAGGGTACATCAAACCAGAGCAACACTATCAGCGAAGAAGAGTCCAGTAGTCGTCGTAGGCAGTGGACACTTACACTTGTTACTCTTACTCCTGCAGG GTTGGAACTTTCAAAAGAATGCTCCAATACCATATCCGCATCTTTCAAAAATCAACTTGATCCCAATGGAATCAATTGGAAAGGTGTCTCAGAAGATACTAGAGATTTTTATTTTGGGGAGTTCAAG AAGACATACCGTTGGGACTCTTCGATTCCTGAGAGTGTAATCAGAAAACATTGGAATACTAACGCAGCAACAAAGTATAGGAATTTCATTagcaaaattaaacaaaaaaggaTTGAGCCGGATTATGTGTCTGATAATGTGTGGGAACGTTGGTTGCAACTTTGGGCGGATCCTAAGTGTGTTGAAAAGTCAGAAATAAATGCAAAGAATCATTGTGGAGGGAAAGAAGTTGCTGCCGGGACTCACCCAGGTGGCTCTATCTGCATTGGGGAGCATCGCAAGAGACTT TTCTTGATTCTG ACTGTTGGAAAGGGTCGAGATCCAACACCAGGCGAGGTACATTTGCACGTCCATACACATGATCATGATGGAGAATCTTTTGTTGATGAGTGTGCCCGAGCTGTCCAT CTTGTACACCAACATCAACCAAACCAAGTCCGCAAAGTGACAACACTAGCCTGTTCCTGTGATGCAGTGGAACCAGCTGCTAGTTGCCCTATTCAAACTCCCATAGCTGTTACTCCTTAT TCTACTAGACAGGAAGAACTGAAAAGTAGTATCAGTAATGACTTAAATCAGTAG